A region of Kineosporia sp. NBRC 101731 DNA encodes the following proteins:
- a CDS encoding dynamin family protein: MPPAPPALPPVMSRVPAAVAPVNSSTETRTGAAPVAAAPVTGTAAPAAPAPPVADAETEPVTGVWFAPAIGRRHGDPAEPGSDTAGIPEAFAGPGAPGAGGPGTLAPEGSRGDAPGVGAAVLTQAASAPVVPAAGSYSAAERSTDSRVDGPASAAVVPSDSGRAPRAAGAPAGSVRVGAAGGGSGKGPGGAGRGAAGRGSGGDKGNGPGAGNSPLPKRLAAVERLRTQVATLSLTLEVEGAAAVRKEREDLLSQLDDYILPRLQRPDAPALAVIGGSTGAGKSTLTNSIVGREVTRSGVLRPTTRSPVLVHHPIDSGAFLSQRILPRLTRVTSEAAEPLQPIDPNAPRITGLRLVPYEGLAPGLALLDAPDIDSLVETNRDLAVQLLQAADLWIFVTTAARYADAMPWEMLKQAADRGAAIAVVLDRVPPEALQELRIHLATKLRDRGLGGAALFTVPEAALENGFLPTDAVKPLRDWLRRIAGDDRSRSVVVERTLKGALRSLPARARTLAKAAAAQADGWSQLYEEIDGVMIPARFAMLDGLADGSLMSGQVLSHWQEFIARGDLASRLGGTTTNRAQRLGAALTQPDQDEASLATTICEAVTASVQHSVRTAMEQVLTTWRGHTYGASLLTARGHQVAPADPEKLLAKPVGEWREKVTQRVTEALAKARKDRPDLKVDEQAVTDVVFALAVTPDAGHDASGKTVAKKVRVRAGQRAGVSETADSAEAEGTAVTPGSTVGARLAVEELLGEDALRSILEAARTDLVMRSATVIDDERLRLERVLENPEDLGLRVGALLDAASAVNIAE, translated from the coding sequence ATGCCACCCGCTCCGCCGGCCCTGCCTCCGGTCATGTCCCGGGTTCCGGCGGCGGTCGCGCCCGTGAACTCGTCCACGGAAACCCGCACCGGAGCTGCTCCCGTGGCTGCCGCTCCGGTCACCGGCACCGCTGCCCCGGCCGCCCCCGCCCCGCCCGTCGCTGATGCCGAGACCGAGCCGGTGACGGGCGTCTGGTTCGCCCCGGCCATCGGCCGCCGCCACGGTGACCCGGCCGAACCCGGGAGCGACACCGCCGGGATACCGGAAGCGTTCGCCGGACCCGGAGCGCCTGGCGCCGGTGGTCCGGGGACGCTCGCTCCCGAAGGGTCCCGCGGGGATGCTCCGGGGGTCGGTGCCGCTGTGCTGACCCAGGCAGCCTCTGCACCGGTCGTGCCGGCCGCCGGCTCTTATTCTGCGGCGGAGCGTTCCACCGATTCCCGGGTGGACGGACCGGCTTCTGCTGCGGTGGTCCCGTCCGACTCCGGCCGGGCGCCGAGAGCTGCCGGTGCGCCGGCGGGAAGTGTGCGCGTGGGAGCCGCCGGCGGCGGATCCGGTAAGGGTCCCGGGGGAGCCGGCCGGGGTGCGGCCGGTCGTGGCTCGGGCGGCGACAAGGGAAACGGCCCGGGCGCCGGTAACTCCCCGCTGCCCAAGCGGCTGGCCGCCGTCGAGCGGCTCCGCACCCAGGTGGCCACGCTGTCGCTGACACTCGAGGTGGAGGGCGCCGCAGCGGTCCGGAAGGAACGCGAAGACCTCCTCAGCCAACTCGACGACTACATCTTGCCGCGACTGCAGCGCCCGGACGCCCCGGCCCTGGCCGTCATCGGCGGTTCGACCGGCGCGGGGAAGTCCACCCTGACCAACTCGATCGTGGGCCGTGAGGTCACCCGTTCCGGGGTACTGCGTCCGACGACGCGCTCGCCCGTCCTCGTGCACCACCCCATCGACTCGGGCGCGTTCCTCTCGCAGCGCATCCTGCCGCGGCTGACCCGCGTCACCTCGGAGGCCGCCGAGCCGCTCCAGCCGATCGATCCGAACGCCCCGCGCATCACCGGTCTCCGGCTCGTTCCGTATGAAGGCCTGGCCCCTGGCCTCGCATTGCTCGACGCCCCGGACATCGACAGCCTGGTGGAGACCAACCGCGACCTCGCGGTGCAGCTGCTCCAGGCCGCCGATCTGTGGATCTTCGTGACCACGGCGGCCCGGTACGCCGACGCCATGCCGTGGGAGATGCTCAAGCAGGCTGCCGACCGGGGTGCCGCGATCGCGGTCGTGCTCGACCGGGTACCACCGGAGGCGCTGCAGGAACTTCGTATTCACCTGGCCACCAAGCTGCGTGACCGGGGACTCGGCGGTGCGGCGCTGTTCACCGTGCCGGAGGCCGCCCTGGAGAACGGCTTCCTGCCGACCGACGCCGTGAAGCCCCTGCGCGACTGGCTGCGCCGGATCGCCGGCGACGACCGCTCGCGCTCGGTCGTCGTGGAACGCACGCTGAAAGGTGCTCTGCGCAGTCTCCCGGCCCGCGCCCGCACCCTGGCGAAAGCCGCTGCGGCTCAGGCGGACGGCTGGTCGCAGCTGTACGAGGAGATCGACGGCGTGATGATCCCGGCGCGCTTCGCGATGCTGGACGGACTGGCCGACGGGTCGCTGATGAGTGGGCAGGTGCTCTCGCACTGGCAGGAGTTCATTGCCCGGGGTGACCTGGCTTCCCGCCTGGGAGGGACGACCACGAACCGGGCTCAGCGTCTGGGGGCCGCGCTCACCCAGCCGGACCAGGACGAGGCATCGCTGGCCACCACGATCTGTGAGGCCGTCACCGCGTCCGTGCAGCATTCGGTGCGTACGGCCATGGAACAGGTGCTCACCACCTGGCGTGGACACACCTACGGAGCGAGCCTGCTCACGGCCCGCGGGCACCAGGTGGCGCCCGCGGATCCGGAGAAGCTGCTGGCCAAGCCGGTCGGTGAGTGGCGTGAGAAGGTCACGCAGCGAGTGACCGAGGCACTGGCCAAGGCGCGTAAGGATCGACCGGACCTGAAGGTCGACGAACAGGCCGTGACCGACGTGGTCTTCGCTCTCGCGGTCACGCCGGACGCGGGTCACGATGCCTCCGGCAAGACCGTGGCCAAGAAGGTCCGGGTGCGGGCCGGGCAGAGGGCCGGCGTGTCGGAGACCGCCGATTCCGCCGAGGCGGAAGGTACGGCCGTCACTCCGGGATCGACGGTGGGTGCTCGCCTGGCGGTCGAGGAGCTGCTGGGGGAGGACGCCCTGAGGTCGATTCTCGAGGCGGCCCGCACCGATCTGGTGATGAGGTCGGCCACCGTGATCGACGACGAGCGACTGCGCCTGGAGCGGGTGCTCGAGAATCCTGAGGACCTCGGCCTGCGGGTCGGCGCCCTCCTGGATGCGGCATCCGCGGTGAACATCGCCGAATGA
- a CDS encoding sensor domain-containing diguanylate cyclase, producing the protein MPSRSDEATARSDEAATARIQSLATVARALGLSIRLEQMLELASESALAALGASSISISRLQPGTSTLQTLINVGDLAPDEERWPAEETYHFDDYPQARAVLSDLKVWITDVDNPLSDPMEVALLQRLGKRTALAAPLIVDGQLWGEFYATRGAPLTHFSALDLAYTEALCAILAGALSRAIHFEALEQLAFRDPLTGLANRRALDDAAEVALQHRRALRNEGPGHLTDLGQLPDPRGRNRSSADASARRVSAVAVDVNGLKRVNDTAGHAAGDQLLISVARLLMQHFSPLIGSMTARVGGDEFVVLVPNHSVEAVLSCADALCASAANLLAGAGVSCGIASTTRAWPHLTATDLFRAADQAQYEAKRRASRTAVLSTSLVDN; encoded by the coding sequence GTGCCATCACGATCCGACGAAGCAACTGCCAGGTCCGACGAGGCGGCGACAGCGAGGATCCAAAGCCTCGCCACGGTCGCGCGCGCCCTGGGTCTGTCCATCCGCCTGGAGCAGATGCTGGAACTGGCCAGCGAGTCGGCCCTCGCCGCCCTCGGCGCCAGCAGCATCTCGATCAGCCGCCTGCAGCCGGGTACCAGCACGCTGCAGACCCTGATCAACGTGGGTGACCTGGCCCCTGACGAGGAACGCTGGCCGGCCGAGGAGACCTACCACTTCGACGACTACCCCCAGGCCCGCGCGGTGCTGTCCGACCTCAAGGTCTGGATCACCGACGTGGACAACCCGCTGAGCGACCCGATGGAGGTGGCTCTGCTGCAGCGGCTGGGTAAGCGCACCGCACTGGCCGCGCCGCTCATCGTCGACGGCCAACTGTGGGGCGAGTTCTACGCCACGCGGGGTGCGCCGCTCACCCACTTCTCGGCACTCGACCTGGCCTACACCGAGGCCCTCTGCGCGATCCTCGCGGGAGCCCTGTCCCGCGCGATCCATTTCGAGGCCCTCGAACAACTCGCCTTCCGCGACCCCCTGACCGGCCTGGCCAACCGCCGCGCCCTCGACGACGCCGCCGAGGTGGCCCTCCAGCACCGGCGGGCCCTGCGCAACGAGGGCCCCGGCCACCTGACCGATCTGGGCCAGTTGCCCGACCCCCGCGGACGCAACCGATCAAGTGCCGACGCCTCGGCCCGCCGGGTCTCGGCGGTCGCGGTCGATGTGAACGGTCTCAAGAGGGTCAACGACACCGCCGGCCACGCGGCCGGCGACCAGTTGCTGATCTCGGTGGCCCGTCTTCTGATGCAGCATTTCTCCCCACTGATCGGCAGCATGACCGCCCGGGTCGGAGGGGACGAGTTCGTTGTGCTGGTGCCTAATCACTCGGTCGAGGCGGTGCTGTCGTGCGCCGACGCGCTCTGCGCCTCAGCCGCGAACCTGCTGGCGGGAGCCGGAGTGTCCTGCGGCATCGCCAGCACCACTCGGGCCTGGCCGCACCTGACCGCGACCGACCTGTTCCGCGCCGCCGATCAGGCCCAGTACGAGGCGAAGCGCAGGGCGAGCCGGACCGCCGTGTTGTCGACGTCCCTCGTCGACAACTAG
- a CDS encoding EAL domain-containing protein, which yields MHLGMEFAAVVEVLGDHVALRAADCGQTTLNFLLDHRTPIEGTYTQHILAGTLPTHLADTHWHPVSRDLPTTRIHGVGSYAAIPIGSRALLVCASGVSTPGLDERATQFLGLLAEVMSEQLRRAQIGESGLIHEALDGSRFRMVYQPIVDLMNGGVVGYEALARFDDPGFPTPAHAFEAAMRAGVGVQLELLTMRSALRQLPAVPGGGRLNVNLSAEALMTPSVVDLLLRHAHYPLSVEITEHTQVRDYALLAQPLGVLRKAGVEIVVDDAGAGFANFVHLLKLRPSVIKLDIEIVRGVDLDPMRLALTRSLVGFAEEAKVSLVAEGIETDGELQTLRDLGVGFGQGFIVGRPADLPAA from the coding sequence GTGCACCTGGGCATGGAGTTCGCCGCCGTGGTCGAGGTCCTCGGTGACCACGTGGCTCTGCGGGCCGCCGATTGTGGTCAGACGACACTGAATTTTCTGCTCGACCATCGAACGCCCATCGAGGGCACGTACACCCAGCACATCCTCGCGGGCACACTGCCGACCCATCTGGCCGACACGCACTGGCACCCGGTCAGCCGCGACCTGCCCACCACGCGCATCCACGGGGTCGGGTCCTACGCGGCCATCCCCATCGGCAGCCGGGCGCTGCTGGTGTGTGCCAGCGGTGTGAGTACACCGGGGCTGGACGAGCGCGCCACGCAGTTCCTCGGCCTGCTTGCCGAGGTGATGAGCGAGCAGTTGCGCCGCGCCCAGATCGGCGAGTCCGGGCTCATTCACGAGGCGCTCGACGGCAGCCGGTTCCGCATGGTGTACCAGCCGATCGTCGATCTGATGAACGGTGGCGTCGTCGGCTACGAGGCGCTCGCCCGCTTTGACGATCCTGGATTTCCTACTCCTGCACATGCTTTCGAGGCGGCGATGCGGGCCGGGGTGGGGGTGCAGCTGGAACTGCTGACCATGCGGTCGGCGTTGCGGCAACTGCCCGCGGTTCCCGGCGGGGGCCGCCTGAACGTCAATCTGTCCGCCGAGGCCCTGATGACGCCGAGTGTTGTCGACCTCCTACTGCGTCACGCCCATTACCCGCTCAGCGTGGAGATCACCGAGCACACCCAGGTGCGTGACTACGCCCTGCTCGCCCAGCCTCTCGGAGTGCTGCGGAAGGCCGGGGTGGAGATCGTCGTCGACGACGCCGGCGCAGGCTTCGCCAACTTCGTCCATCTGCTGAAGCTGCGGCCCTCGGTGATCAAGCTCGACATCGAGATTGTCCGTGGCGTCGACCTGGACCCGATGCGGCTCGCCCTCACTCGCAGTCTGGTCGGTTTCGCCGAGGAGGCGAAGGTGTCGCTGGTGGCAGAGGGCATCGAGACCGACGGTGAGTTGCAGACATTGCGTGATCTGGGCGTCGGGTTCGGCCAGGGCTTCATCGTCGGGCGACCGGCAGATCTTCCGGCTGCCTGA
- a CDS encoding pyridoxamine 5'-phosphate oxidase family protein, with translation MTEVTSVDALREVVGTPIQRVADKVMTRLEQPHREWLAASPFLLLATSAADGSCDVSPKGDPAGFVQVIDDTTVVMPERAGNRRVDGYLNILSNPRAGLLFMIPGRTDTLRINGRARIVSDAPFFDRMVVKGHRPVLALVLSVEEVFFHCGKAFMRSELWNQETWNPEHLPSRAKIAHQMERPDQTLAEVEAYYSSSNYAQGLYPVNQE, from the coding sequence CCGAGGTGACCAGCGTCGACGCGCTGCGTGAGGTGGTCGGCACACCGATCCAGCGGGTGGCGGACAAGGTGATGACCCGTTTGGAGCAGCCACACCGGGAGTGGCTGGCCGCGTCCCCGTTCCTCCTGCTGGCCACGTCCGCGGCCGACGGGTCGTGCGACGTCTCGCCGAAGGGCGACCCCGCCGGCTTCGTCCAGGTCATCGACGACACCACGGTCGTCATGCCCGAACGGGCGGGTAACCGCCGCGTCGACGGCTACCTGAACATCCTGAGCAATCCTCGGGCCGGGCTGCTGTTCATGATCCCCGGCCGGACGGACACGCTCCGGATCAACGGGCGGGCGCGCATCGTCAGTGACGCGCCCTTCTTCGACCGGATGGTGGTCAAGGGCCACCGCCCGGTGCTGGCCTTGGTGCTGTCCGTCGAAGAGGTGTTCTTCCACTGCGGCAAGGCGTTCATGCGCTCGGAGCTGTGGAATCAGGAGACCTGGAACCCCGAGCACCTGCCGTCGCGGGCGAAGATCGCCCATCAGATGGAGCGGCCGGACCAGACGCTGGCGGAGGTCGAGGCCTACTACTCGTCCTCGAACTACGCGCAGGGGCTGTACCCGGTCAACCAGGAGTGA